atatatatatatatatatatatatatttatcttgttgttttgacatgatttcaaaacaaccataacactataaatctgagctgtaatatctgaaatatctataatatctatctgtaatatctgtaatatctatttataatatctgtaatatctgtctgactATTATGGTTTATAAATTatgttattctgaaaaataccataaatcttactttctgctaataaactgtataattgGATATCTataaaatttcataatcaacatactaagctataataaactcaggccacacaaatgtgtgtaattaaaatctcatgcttcattTCTGTAATTTCATagaaataataatactcatgatattatggaaaaataaactgatcaacatgcttgtaaatatacatacataatcttcTGTTAAACATTCTAAAAAACTTCCTAACAtaccatatttcccttacctaatttctaaaaagcccctaccATATTCTGGctctacacctgcagggttccccacttAACACCtcgaaaacaacatttttcagaacaaaatatcagtatttcttcgtatactacatttcttataattgtggGAAaggcaaaaattaaataaaatgtcttacccagagattgggatgaaattcaaactagccccaccaacgatttgctccgacagacttgaagagaactttcccaggagcgtcgtggtggcctcagatcgtcgaaccgatgTCCGACCTAAAAACTTAGTGAGAAGGGGGAGGGAACgaaggagagagaaaaagggTTTCTGTTCGTGAAATGCAACTGAAGAATcaagtttaagctatttatacactggccttcgtcgacgagccacatcacttcgtcgacaaggtcaagaaggaagttcgtcgacgaatacctactccttgtcaatgaaattcagaacttggaaaGTAGCCTCtctgtatcttctcatcgacgaagcacaTCCCCATTGACAAGACCCTCATGTGTGCTCATCGAtgaagtgctcatcgacgaatcccctatgttcgtcgatgagaccatattttattttattcttttctctCTTCCTACTATTATTAATTATGGAAATTATCCGGGTCTCTACAAGGTACGACCGAAGAATGTACAAaaaatcagaagtttcttaggtttggCTAGGTACTACCATagatttgttgagggcttctctaaattgTCAAGTCCTTTGATGAGATTGACCAAGAAAAGTGTGAAATTCGAGTGTACcaatgaatgtgaacagagctttcagaAGTTAAAGTAGAGGCTCATAACTGCACCGgagttgacgattccttcaggagaagagggtttcATACTTTTACAATGATGTGTCATataaagggctcggttgtgtggTGATGCAACAGGGAAGAGTGGTAGCATATGTCTCCCAacaactgaaagaatatgagaagaattaccttacccaTGTTCCGAAGTTAGCAGCAATAGTTTATgtgctgaaaatttggagacactatttgTTTGGGGGTAGGGGtaagattttcacggatcacacacacacacacatatgtgcAATTTActgggaaataatgaaatgtagtatattgatatgttttattAAAAATACTGAAATACGTGAGATGAGATATACACTATTATGATATGTATATCACACACATATGTGCAATTTActgggaaataatgaaatgtggcatattgatatgttttattgaaaaatgcTTAAATACGTGAGATGAGATATacactattatgagaatggaatgtgtatagaaaatgatgataatactactgatgtgatgagatgaatgtgaatactgaacTAAGAATATTGAAATGcgaatatggaaatgtggaaatgagtaccCTAATGGACTGTTTTTTAtagagagcacgataccgttgctagtgaggtgataGTGCAATCACAtagtctcgtggagagtgtggcgagATAGTCAAATGGGCCTATGAAGGGTTGTGATGCCCTCCTAGGGTCCGAACCAGGTTGGGTaggccattcgtactacagacacgTTCTCCCTCGATCTAATTGGGTAAGCCAACCGCAGTTAGGTCtaaccttcgggccacacaacccagtcatagggggAAGTATGACGATGAGATGgaaagatcctcaaggtagcCATAAGTTGCTGACATGTTGTGGAATTTATACTGGTAGAAGCTCATGTGCTGGATTCTGATTACTCATTACAGACACGATAATGAACAGCCATAGGTTATAGACacgttgtgaaatatactggaggATACCCATTGGCTaaaatgtgaaatgaaaatgagaaggaaaaaCTTATGAAAGCTATTAAAATATGAATGTGTgaaagaaaattttatgaaagaaaatgtgaatatgattttgagaaataagAAAGTAAGAacatgattatgaaaatgataagagagcttttgaaaaacatgttttatacacatatatgattatgagtacatatctatatattttcacctaactattatatttattaaaatggaatgtgatatgatgtaattgaactcatactgccacaaactataaataatttattctgtcttactgagaggtgtctcacccaaatattcaaatatttttgggaaatgaaaCAAACTAGGAGATATatctccgagatagaggggagctagtacTCTTatagtcagggtaagtgttttgtgttgggaATGTGTTTGTATAATCCCCTAGGGTATGTTGATGATTTTGGAGATGTGtatagatatgtgtatatatggatggaTAGTTCTCTGGTATCTGTATTCTGGATGATATGTAAAATGGACTTCCGCTGATAGGTATGTTCTTATATGATGTACTGATCAGTCGGTATCCCACTTCAGGTCGGGTCTTGATGATATATTATATCAGGGTTTTGATATGACATGATGATAATTATTATCGTGTatttaattttggaaaaaatggTGGAAAAATCGGGTCGTGAcaactaaagcccaagtattagtaaCTGTTTAATAACTATCACTAataggccattattagtgatggtttgagaaccatcactaaaagggaagtattagtgacaattttgtgatcgtcactaatagtggccTATTAGTCATGGTTATTAAACTTTTACTCATACTTGagctttagtgatgattttgagttGGGAATATGTAGATTTTATAGTGATGCtcttaggcttttagtgacggactaaaatcatcactaaaagtgcaatattagtgatggttgctggattcgtcactaataagtattagtaactgCAGATCTAGGGACTAATTTCAAACAGTCGCTAATACTGatcaaactatcactaatacttattagtgacggttttgtattattagtgactgggttttgtattattagtgactgtttgaaATTATCACTAATAACTTTGTTTTTTTATAGTGATGAAAGCATTTGCATAGAGCAAACTAAACGTTCAAAAGAACATTGAAACTACTTTCTCTTGAAACCTTGAAAACTTCTCTTCTATGCTCAGGAATAGTGGCATCCAACAAGAATAAAATTAGCCCATGTTATACAAATTAGTAAGGGACTTTCGATTTCCAAGGTCCCCAATTAATAAGCATCAtttattgaataaaaaaaaaaaggcatatcGTGTTTTTTTGAAGTATAAAGGTGGAGAGTTGAGGCATCATCCATTCAATTGATCCCTATTAAAAGTATAAAGGATCAAATCTAGTAATTAAGATGGAATAACGTGTTTAATAGACAATGCTcaacacacaaaaataaaaataaaaaataaaaaattgcatATCGAAAACATAACAAAGCCCATGCATTTATTTGAGTTGTATggttttggataaaatttaatataattttaagttGAGATATCATTATGGATTTGAAGAttcattttcaatatttttgaaaGCTATCTCAAAATTATTGAGCCTTTATATATGATTTCTTTTAAAGAAACACAATTTTTTAAACAATATTAAATTCTTATAGACTCAGaaattacataataaaaattgaaaaataaatcacAATCCAGGACATAGGTGAAGAATCCTATGAGTgtgatttttagaaaatcaaaTAAGTAACAGATCATATATGTACTTAAGTGGACACTTGGGCTCTtctattataaataattaaataaatagtaaaatcaAATGAACAATGATGCGCAGGATCTCATGGAACTGGTCATTAAAGCTAAATACATGCACTTATTAcacaaacaaaaaattattatttaatcatttattGCACAATTTCAATGAATCGTAAAacaatacacacatatatacttaTTAAAGCTCGTGGAGCCTTTCATTTAATCTTGCATAAATAACACATAGCTAGCTCGCTTGCTAGCATGCACATTGGGCTCTTCATTTAAGTTGAAACAGATGGAATGCTCTGCTCATTTCGTAAGAAATTTGCAGGATCCGCCATGGTCTTCACATGTACCAATCTGTCAAAatttttgttgaaatattttctaccCCAAATGCTCGCCCTTTTATAGCTTGTGTTGCCAAATTTGTTGTTCGTGCCCAAGTCAAGGTCTCTATAGTTGAGATATGCACCTCTTGGGGATTTCGAAACATGGGGAGCCATATACTTGTAAAGCCTCCTGAGCCATTCAACATACCGTATGGCTGTTGTATTTTCCTCATCTTGATCCCAGGTCACTCTGTAAAAGATTTTGTATATGTAGCCAGCTCTATGCGGAAAAGGAAGTGCAGATTCTGAAATCTCACTCATTCTTCCACCGTAAGGAACCAAGATTATTTTTGCTGTCTTGCCGTCATCCTCATGAATCTTTCCCCATATATTTTCCCACGAAATCTTGGAAATCGGCTTTGTGACATAGTCTGATTTCCCCTTAAAGGACCCTATCCCCTCATCACTTGTCCTATTCAGCACATCCTCAAGAGGACTGCCCTTGGGAAATTCTGCAAAATAGTGGATAGATTCTATCCAGCTCATTTCAATACAATCTTTCTTGGCCAAACCTAGTTCTGGGAAATCGTTATGCATCAGCGAGACTAGTTCATTAGTCTTCCCAAGAAACAGGGAAAGGAATGAAACTTGTATGGTTCGTGTGCCTTGCTGGCTAGCACTATTGGCAGTACTTATTAGAGGCATAATGAACAGATCTCTATCAATTTTTTCTGCAACATATTGCCACCGATAAATCAAGTTTATTGCGTTTTGGCTCGTGTCTCTAGTGACATTGAAAACGGTCACTGTTGGTGGGACTTGAACCAATTCTATCTTCCAAGCCACGATGACTCCAAAGCTAGCACCTCCTCCTCCTCTAATGGCCCAAAACAAGTCCTCCCCCATAGATTTTCTATCAAGAACTTCGCCACTAGCAACTACAATGCGAGCATCAATCACATGATCAGCCGCCAAGCCGTATTTACGCATCATCATGCCATAGCCTCCTCCACTAATGTGGCCACCAGCACCTACTGTAGGGCAAATACCAGCAGGAAAGCCCAGAGTTCGACTTTTCTGGGCAACTGTATAATAAACTTCGCCCAAAGTTGCACCTGCCTGAACCCATGCAGTTTCGTTCTCGACATCTACATTTATAGATCGAAGATTGATGAGATCGACAATCACAAATGGAACGTGTGCAACATAGGAAAGACCTTCAAAGTCATGGCCACCGCTCCGAGTCCTAATCTCCAAGCCATGCTCTTTGGAGCAGATGATGGTCGCTTTAATGTGAGATTCATGCAGAGGTGTAATGATGACTAAAGGTTTTGGCGTAATAGGTGTCGAGAAATGCAAATTATAAATGGAGGACTGCAGTATAGAAAAGAAGGAGGAATTGGCCGGGGTGTAAATGACTTTGGAGATGGAGTCGGAATCGTTGGAACGCAGGGAAAGGCATTGCAGAAAGCTGTCATGCACAGAGGCAGAAGCTGCCCATGCAATTgataagaagaagagaagatgaaaagagagagaaagcagGGAAGGGGTTTGATAGGGAGTCTTCATCTTTGGGTTATTGCTGATTGAGAAATCTAGATGATGAGGGGAAGCTAGCAGAGTTCTCATATTTATAATGCCTCAAATAAACTGATTTGAGATTCTGTCAGTGTGAATGTACGTAAGAGTTTcatcactcaaaaatattttgaccGTTTATATGCATTTGAATTCATTTCtgtaacatacatatatatatatatatataaactattaCGGCTAACAATTCCAGAACCCACACAGTCAAATTCAATGCATTTTCCAAATTGATTATGTAATTCTCATGGCGTGAACGATTCGGTGTCTCCCAAACATAGTTGTTGAACTaacaaataaattattaaaaaaaaatgttggccATAGACCACCAGCTAAGATGGGAAAGGGAACAGTAAGAAAACCTGCATGACTGAACTCGTGCGATTTCATTGCGTATACAAGGGAAAATTTGTTTGTGGAAGTCTCAATACTGCACGTATAGTTTATGAAAATATGCAATATGTCTATTTTTGTGCATCTTTCGATAATGTACGAATCATATCAAATTATATTTTGCTTAGATTTGTAACTATAGTATAAAGAGCCATGTTTTTGTATGATGAAATTCCTTTTAATGTCAAAATATTGGCATATTACATCCATTTTATTGTATAGTTTTATtcataatactatataatattttaattaattatgatatCATATTTTAATATGACAATACATATTACCACATAACATggcataatattattttatattttaatatcgtaataatttattccaataaatattataattataaatagAATGTTAcaataaaatattatcatattTTAATATAACAATGCATATTACCACATAGCACAACTCATCAATAATCGCCCACCAtatgagcaccgctcatgaggtTCGAAAACATGCCCACTTTATAAATAGAATGTTAcaataaaatattatcatattTTAATATAACAATAGATATTACCACATAGCACAACTCAACAATAATCACCCATCAtatgagcaccgctcatgaggtTCAAAAATacgcccacttgatgagcacacaactcatgaggcaactCAAGAGTGAGCATGACTCACCAAGAATGACCTATCCAATGAGCACCACTCACAAGGCCTGAATACGTGCTCACTTAATGAAACCAAATTTTTGAGGCAACCCCGGTGCAGAGACacgaaaaatttaaataataagaaaaataaagaaaagaggactTTTAGTTTGTtgtagaccaaaccgttgacggtttcatgGAGTTCAGAAaaaaaatcgtcaacagttttaTGTTACCGCAGCCAGGTAaatgggtaaaacagttaaaaagggtttggttaaagaccaaattGTCAACAATTtttgtaatgacccagaaaattttaactatttaaaacaataagaaagataataaaaggaaaaggggaaaaacatgaaagggaaaagaaattttaaaagggtaacaAGCAAGCACTCATCAACGAACAGGATATTCTTGTCAACAAACAATCTTCTAAGCCTCGTCACCAAGTATGCATGTCGACAAACAATCTTCTGAGTCTCGTCAccaagtatgcatgtctcgttgatgaggattTACCGAGAGAGGTACTCATATATCTAAATTTCGTTAATGAGCTCCCGATTTCGTCCACGAGcggtgttcttgggctcgtcgatgagtccaaatgtctcgttgacgaggccacatggcaagttgcctataaataggcaacaATCAGATTTTTAGCGAAGGAATTCATATTtccttctatttctctctctaaaaacggtTCCTTcgccttctctcttcgaatccAACCTGGATTTAGCTAGGCTTGATGATCGAAAGCTACCATGAAACTCCAAgtaagattctctacaacataagcgaagtagaattattatttgagaggtttgggaaacatcccaaaatcaggataagtaagATAATTTAAGGTTtcattattattttgagatatttggaacataggaagtattatatgggtgtttttctgagatttgataaagttaggatttttggaatacaaggtcttGTTTTGTTCGGTTTAGGCAAGAAACCCGTGGAGCAGGTAAGGGAAATTATTTTATAACagcaattttattaatttttaaccgactaattttgggtataaatccTACATTGtaaggtataattttctaaactatgctagtattgagaataattttttaaaaatatataatatattgagaaaaactgtgtggcatgaaaacaattTTGACAATCAAATGGTTGCGAATACTGCGGAATAATACTTTgttgtgtgattgtgaatactatttgGGCTGCGAATTctgtttggttgaaaatattggttggttgtggatactgtttgATTGTGTATACTATGACAGATGTGTGGATGTGTTGAGTGGTTGGACTTGcttttgatttgtgttgtggttcatgtaaattgcgttATAGTGTtggcagtgatatgaggaggtcgttttttcgtacctgatataaccatcatataatgttggcagtgatatgaggaggtcattatatgggcgtttatattgggggtaaacattgacagtggtatAAGGAGTTTGTTTACCTTTTTACCATGAACAGAGTGTTTGTGTTGTAATCTATGTGGTTCATTACTCTTGTGTGGATATGTttgttgtatgtatgatagtcctgtgtggaccagtcctatatGGACATGTATTTTCCATATGGATGGGATTCCTGTGTGGACATCGTATTCTGTATGTTTATGGACCCTGTGTGGTTATGATTGAAGACTGTGTGGATTgtcttgtgtggattgattgtggtagCCATATATGTGTGGAACTCTATGAAATAATTGCCATATATTGGTcacgtgtaactttaattacttaCGTATTTATGGTAAAATTAAATTCTCCACATAAGGGCTTGCCAAGGAAGGcaagtactctagtaattatttatggataccagagtagaggaaagccacttgtatggacgagtgaccttccctattttcggagactttaccta
This genomic stretch from Malania oleifera isolate guangnan ecotype guangnan chromosome 3, ASM2987363v1, whole genome shotgun sequence harbors:
- the LOC131151474 gene encoding tetrahydroberberine oxidase-like; this encodes MKTPYQTPSLLSLSFHLLFFLSIAWAASASVHDSFLQCLSLRSNDSDSISKVIYTPANSSFFSILQSSIYNLHFSTPITPKPLVIITPLHESHIKATIICSKEHGLEIRTRSGGHDFEGLSYVAHVPFVIVDLINLRSINVDVENETAWVQAGATLGEVYYTVAQKSRTLGFPAGICPTVGAGGHISGGGYGMMMRKYGLAADHVIDARIVVASGEVLDRKSMGEDLFWAIRGGGGASFGVIVAWKIELVQVPPTVTVFNVTRDTSQNAINLIYRWQYVAEKIDRDLFIMPLISTANSASQQGTRTIQVSFLSLFLGKTNELVSLMHNDFPELGLAKKDCIEMSWIESIHYFAEFPKGSPLEDVLNRTSDEGIGSFKGKSDYVTKPISKISWENIWGKIHEDDGKTAKIILVPYGGRMSEISESALPFPHRAGYIYKIFYRVTWDQDEENTTAIRYVEWLRRLYKYMAPHVSKSPRGAYLNYRDLDLGTNNKFGNTSYKRASIWGRKYFNKNFDRLVHVKTMADPANFLRNEQSIPSVST